Within the Stenotrophomonas sp. 610A2 genome, the region CCTTGAGTGACGAACACGCGCTGATTGCCTTGCGTGGTTGCGATCGCATCGTCCTGGTGGTGCAGGCTCGCAGCACCACCGTGCCGGCCGTGGAGAGCGCCCTGGCGCTGCTGCGCGATGCCTTGGGGCGCGTGGATGGCGTCGTGCTCAATCGTCGCGTTTTCGAGATACCGGCCAAGTTCTGGAAGCCGATCAGTCGTTGGCTCGGAGCGTACTGAGTGAAGCTAGCGTTGCTCGCGCCGCTGCCGCCGTTGCAGAACGGCATTGCCGACTACGCGCAGGCGTGGATGGAGGCGCTGCGCGGCGCAGGCGTCGATGTGCGGGTACCGCCGCAGCATGCAGACGGTGCTTGGGACACAAACGACGCGGCGTTCTGGCAGGACGTGGATATCGTCCATGCGCAGCTGGGCGGTGGACGCAGCCCCGAGTTCCTTGCGCTGGAACAGTTGCTGGCGCGCTGGCCACGATTGGCGACCAGCGCGACCGTGCACGATCCGGAGCGGCTGGTTTGGCGCTCGCCGGATCCTGCCCAGGGACTGGCCCGCCGCGTAGCGACCTGGCCGCGCCCCTTGCCGCAGCTGCTGGCGCTGGCACAGGACCGACGCACGTTGGCGCGCGAGCGCAGCTTGGCTGCCGGTCTGGATGCAATGGTGGCGTTGACCCGTACCGGTGGCAGCTGTCTGGTCGAGCGCATGCAGGTTGCGCCAGGCAAGGTGCATTTCATCGCGCACGGCAACCCGGTGTTTGCCGCCGCCGCATTGCCGGAAGGCGAGGTCGTGAAGCTGCTGTATTTCGGTTTCATCTATCCGGGCAAGGGAATCGAGGATCTGTTCGATGCCTTGGCTGCGGTTTTCAGCCAACGGCCACAGGCGCGCCTGGCAGTGACGATGGCCGGAGGATCGGCGCCTGAGCTGGCGTTTGGCAGCCGCGGCAACTACCTGTCGCAGCTGCGAGGACGCGCTGCCGAATTGGGCATCGCGGAGCGGATCGAGTGGCAGCTCGACCTGCCCGCCAGCGGCATCCTGGACTGCGTGCAGGCCCATCACGCGATGGTGTTGCCGTATCGCGATTCAAAGAAGCTGGCCTTGCTCGGCCGCATGCGCGGCACCAGCGGCGCGCTGTCGTGGGCCAACGCCAGCGGGCGCGGGGTGATTGCCTCGGATGCGCGTGCGTTTGCCGAAGAGGTTTCCTATGGCAATGGCGTGGTCTTTGCCCAAGGGCAGAGCCAGGCCTTGGCCGAACGCATTGTCAGCCTGCTGGATGAGCCGTCCCTGGCGAGCAGCTGGGCGGCAGCGGCGTCCGCGCTGGGCGCGCAACGCCAGTGGGCGACAATTGCCAGCGAATTTGCGGCACTGTTCAGATCGGTTGTGGAGCGTAAGCGATGAAAGGACCAGGCATGTTCAAGGCGCGGCTGCTGCGGGTACTTGCGTCAGCAGTGCTGGTCGGTTCGCTGCTATGGGGTGTCACTGCCTGTGCCAAGGGCGAACGCGCGGCCCTGGAACTGGTGCCGCCGCGGCCGCTGGTGTGGGCCGACTATCTTGGTGTGAACGCACACTTCCTGTGGTTTGAGCCCAGCCAGTACCGCAAGCAGATGGACCAGCTGCAGGCCTTGGGCCTGCAGTGGGTGCGGGTGGATCTGCATTGGGACACCATCGAGCCGCGCGAAGGCCAGTTCCGCTGGGACGTGCTGGACCCCCTGATGGCGGAAATGGAACGCCGCGGTTTGAAGGCCGAGGTGTATCTGGTCGGGTCGGCGCCGCATGCCACCTCCGCGCCAGCCGGCAGTCCGAACCCGGACCAATACCCGCCGAAGGATCCCAAGCTCTACGCGCGCGCCTTGGTGCAGCTGGCGCAGCGCTATCCCAAGGTCGTCGCCTGGCAGGTGTGGAACGAGCCCAACCTGCCGGCGTTCTGGCGCCCGCGCGAAGATCCCGCCGCCTACGGCCAGCTGCTGCTGACCAGCGTGGAGGCGATGCGCCGCGAGGCGCCAGGTCGCAAGATCGTGTTGGGTGGCATGGGCTACTTCAGCCAGATGCCGACCCGCGGCGGCGCGCTGATGGTTGAAGCACTGGCCAAGGGCGGTTTGTTCTCGCTGGATGTGATTACCGCCTATCACCCGTATTCCCTGTATCCGGAAGGCGACGATGCACATGCGATGGACTTCGTGCAGCGTGCCCGCCAAGGCAATGCGTCGCTGCGCGCTGCCGGTGCGCGTGACATCTGGGCCGACGAATGGGGCTGGTCAAGCTATGCGGGCCCCAAGGAAGAGCAGCCCATCATCGGTGCGCAGGGGCAGGCCGACTTCGTGACGCGTCGTTTGGCGCTGATGAGTGCGCTGGATTACGACAAGATTTTCCTGTTCGCCCTGAGTGACCTGGACCAGCGCGCAGGTGCGCGAGATCGCCGATACGGGCTGCTGGATGAAGCCGCTGCAGCCAAGCCGGTGTACAGCGCGGTGCAGCGCCTGTTGCAGATCACCGGGCCGCGTCTGGTGCCTGGCAAGGCACCGGTGTTCACCGGTAACACGCCGGGCATGATCAGCATTGGTTGGCAGCGCCCGGACGGCCGTCGCCTTTGGTTGTTCTGGGGCGCGCAACCCGGGCAGGTACAGGTCAATGGCCTCAAGCAGGCGGTGCTGCACGATGTGCTGAGCGGCGCGCACAA harbors:
- a CDS encoding glycosyltransferase, which gives rise to MKLALLAPLPPLQNGIADYAQAWMEALRGAGVDVRVPPQHADGAWDTNDAAFWQDVDIVHAQLGGGRSPEFLALEQLLARWPRLATSATVHDPERLVWRSPDPAQGLARRVATWPRPLPQLLALAQDRRTLARERSLAAGLDAMVALTRTGGSCLVERMQVAPGKVHFIAHGNPVFAAAALPEGEVVKLLYFGFIYPGKGIEDLFDALAAVFSQRPQARLAVTMAGGSAPELAFGSRGNYLSQLRGRAAELGIAERIEWQLDLPASGILDCVQAHHAMVLPYRDSKKLALLGRMRGTSGALSWANASGRGVIASDARAFAEEVSYGNGVVFAQGQSQALAERIVSLLDEPSLASSWAAAASALGAQRQWATIASEFAALFRSVVERKR
- a CDS encoding beta-galactosidase produces the protein MKGPGMFKARLLRVLASAVLVGSLLWGVTACAKGERAALELVPPRPLVWADYLGVNAHFLWFEPSQYRKQMDQLQALGLQWVRVDLHWDTIEPREGQFRWDVLDPLMAEMERRGLKAEVYLVGSAPHATSAPAGSPNPDQYPPKDPKLYARALVQLAQRYPKVVAWQVWNEPNLPAFWRPREDPAAYGQLLLTSVEAMRREAPGRKIVLGGMGYFSQMPTRGGALMVEALAKGGLFSLDVITAYHPYSLYPEGDDAHAMDFVQRARQGNASLRAAGARDIWADEWGWSSYAGPKEEQPIIGAQGQADFVTRRLALMSALDYDKIFLFALSDLDQRAGARDRRYGLLDEAAAAKPVYSAVQRLLQITGPRLVPGKAPVFTGNTPGMISIGWQRPDGRRLWLFWGAQPGQVQVNGLKQAVLHDVLSGAHKEIGSGDAVNVPVSTSLSVLEW